In Sphingobacterium sp. PCS056, the following proteins share a genomic window:
- a CDS encoding SAM-dependent methyltransferase, which produces MEKGTLFLIPVPLSEQASAKSYTSYLVETINSLDEYIVENEKTARKFLKQAGLKIPQQDLIIYDYGKHAREKGNIKDFFKGLLAGKNVGLMSEAGCPGVADPGADIVAEAHRIGVKVVPLVGPSSILLALMSSGFSGQKFAFQGYLPIDKADRTKRIKELEIQASKENQTQIFIETPFRNNQLLAELLKTCKGQTKLCIACDLTDEHEFIKTMTVEQWKKRTDDFHKRPAIFLMYS; this is translated from the coding sequence ATGGAAAAAGGTACGTTATTTTTAATTCCAGTTCCACTTAGTGAACAAGCTTCGGCCAAATCATACACTTCTTATTTAGTGGAAACGATCAATAGCTTGGATGAATATATTGTGGAGAATGAAAAAACTGCACGTAAGTTTTTAAAACAGGCAGGCTTGAAAATCCCTCAGCAGGATTTGATTATATATGACTATGGTAAGCATGCTAGAGAAAAAGGAAATATTAAGGATTTCTTCAAAGGTTTATTAGCAGGTAAAAATGTTGGATTGATGTCTGAGGCCGGTTGTCCCGGCGTTGCTGACCCTGGTGCTGATATCGTAGCAGAAGCCCACCGGATCGGTGTCAAGGTTGTACCTTTGGTAGGACCAAGTTCTATTTTGCTGGCTTTAATGTCTTCTGGGTTTAGTGGACAAAAATTTGCTTTTCAAGGTTACTTACCGATCGATAAGGCTGATCGTACCAAAAGAATAAAAGAATTGGAGATCCAGGCATCAAAAGAAAATCAGACCCAAATTTTTATTGAAACTCCATTTCGAAATAATCAGCTATTGGCTGAACTTTTGAAAACATGTAAGGGACAGACAAAACTGTGCATCGCATGCGATCTAACAGATGAACATGAATTTATTAAAACAATGACGGTAGAACAGTGGAAAAAGAGGACGGATGATTTCCATAAAAGACCTGCTATATTTTTAATGTATTCATGA
- a CDS encoding Nif3-like dinuclear metal center hexameric protein — translation MKIKEVTAYLEQIAPLDLQESYDNSGLIVGDPDQDISKILISLDCTEAVVADAIAKGCNLIISHHPIVFKGLKRFNGNNYVERTVIKAIQHDIALYAIHTNLDNVTGGVNTKIASLLSLQNQAILEPKSDLLYKLVVYVPRSHVELVREALFEAGAGQVGAKYDQCSFNTAGYGTFRPQEDAQPAIGEIGLQERVEETRIEVVYTKAIERKVLLAMYEAHPYEEVAYDTIKLENKNQEVGAGVIGNLENPLSELDFLAYLKNKLNLNVIRHTALQGKAVSRVAVCGGAGGFLLPAAKRSGADFFVTADYKYHEFFDAENKIVIADIGHYESEQFTQELLFDIITEKFPNFAVLITEVDTNPIKHYC, via the coding sequence ATGAAGATTAAGGAGGTTACGGCTTATCTGGAACAGATAGCTCCATTAGATTTGCAGGAGTCCTATGACAACTCAGGGTTGATCGTGGGAGATCCGGATCAAGATATTTCAAAAATATTAATTTCTTTGGATTGCACTGAAGCTGTTGTTGCTGATGCAATTGCAAAAGGATGTAATTTAATTATTTCTCATCACCCTATTGTCTTTAAGGGCCTGAAAAGATTTAATGGAAATAATTATGTGGAGCGCACCGTTATTAAAGCAATTCAACACGATATTGCGCTGTATGCGATTCATACCAATTTGGATAATGTCACAGGAGGAGTTAACACGAAGATTGCTTCTTTGCTATCGCTTCAAAATCAAGCTATTTTGGAGCCAAAATCCGATCTTTTGTATAAATTGGTGGTGTATGTTCCGAGAAGCCATGTTGAATTGGTGAGAGAGGCGCTTTTTGAAGCAGGTGCAGGTCAGGTCGGGGCTAAATATGATCAATGCAGTTTCAATACGGCTGGTTACGGTACATTTAGACCTCAAGAAGATGCACAGCCTGCAATTGGTGAAATAGGTCTTCAGGAGCGTGTTGAGGAGACGCGTATTGAGGTTGTCTATACCAAGGCTATCGAAAGAAAAGTATTATTGGCCATGTACGAAGCTCATCCTTATGAAGAGGTCGCCTATGATACGATAAAATTGGAAAATAAAAATCAAGAAGTCGGAGCTGGTGTTATTGGAAATTTAGAAAATCCGTTATCAGAGCTGGACTTTTTGGCTTACTTAAAAAATAAATTAAATCTTAATGTTATTAGACATACCGCTTTACAGGGTAAGGCTGTATCGCGGGTTGCTGTTTGCGGGGGTGCTGGTGGTTTTTTGCTACCTGCTGCTAAACGATCAGGAGCTGATTTTTTTGTAACTGCAGACTATAAATATCATGAGTTTTTTGATGCAGAAAATAAAATTGTGATTGCCGATATTGGTCATTATGAAAGCGAACAATTTACGCAAGAATTATTGTTCGATATAATTACAGAAAAATTTCCTAACTTTGCAGTCCTAATAACAGAAGTAGATACAAATCCTATAAAACACTATTGTTGA
- a CDS encoding zinc ribbon domain-containing protein, translating to MEQTVEQKLKALWLLQAIHTKVDKIRQIRGELPIEVADLEDEIAGLETRIEKIRTDLDELEDSIVKRKNMIKDAQLAIKKYESQLNEVKNNREYDAISKEIEIQGLEIQVCEKRIKEFEFEIRNKTENYDTTVSNLDYSKSELEGKKKELETITSETQKDEDDLLAKAEKAEENIDERLNKVYYRLRNSFKNGLAVVSIDRDSCSGCHNKIPAQLQSEIRQRKKIIICEHCGRVLVDEGVVLEIEQDYGF from the coding sequence ATGGAACAAACCGTAGAACAAAAATTGAAAGCATTATGGTTATTACAGGCCATACATACTAAAGTAGATAAAATTCGCCAAATAAGAGGTGAATTACCTATCGAGGTTGCAGATCTTGAAGATGAAATTGCGGGCTTAGAAACACGTATCGAAAAGATCAGAACAGACTTAGATGAGTTAGAAGATTCGATCGTTAAGCGTAAAAACATGATTAAAGACGCTCAATTGGCTATCAAAAAATATGAAAGCCAACTGAACGAAGTAAAGAATAATCGTGAATATGATGCTATTTCGAAAGAAATTGAAATTCAAGGATTAGAAATCCAAGTTTGTGAGAAAAGAATCAAAGAATTCGAATTCGAGATTCGTAATAAAACAGAAAACTACGATACTACAGTATCTAATTTAGATTATAGTAAAAGTGAGTTAGAAGGTAAAAAGAAAGAATTGGAAACAATTACTTCTGAAACTCAAAAAGACGAAGATGATTTGTTAGCTAAAGCTGAAAAAGCAGAAGAAAACATTGATGAGCGTTTAAATAAAGTATATTACCGTTTACGTAATTCATTTAAAAATGGTCTAGCAGTTGTTTCTATCGACCGTGATAGCTGTTCGGGCTGTCATAATAAGATTCCTGCTCAATTGCAATCAGAAATTCGTCAACGCAAAAAAATCATTATCTGTGAACACTGTGGACGTGTTTTAGTAGATGAAGGTGTTGTTTTGGAAATAGAACAAGATTACGGGTTTTAA
- a CDS encoding S41 family peptidase has translation MLKPKLRFLGLVIALSGAFAVEAQETLLLRSPSVSADHVAFVYGGDIWISDKSGANPRRLTTNPGVEQNPIFSPDGKQIAFTGNYDGNTDVYVLPIQGGEPKRITFHPSSDVLRGWLNNNEVYYTTTREYNYALSPRLYSSSTTGLTLDKALPMPEAYQGSPSKDGRYWAYIKNTDPTERDRVAFKRYRGGGMPSIWIFDTKTNQIETIPGERCNDVKPVWLGDQVYFLSDRDKIVNIFSYDVKSKKVNKLTNFTDYDVRTLAGNGSELTFEQAGKIHIFNIKAQSSTALQIHVSSDALYKRPHYDNMRDDVRNFTISPTGQRALIEARGEIFSVPKEKGEARNISNSPGVHDRFPSWSPNGKWISYISSEKGKYVLQLRDQLGKDEPLIYNLGETNFYFEPTWSPDSKKLFYNDSHLNLFYIDIDTKKIVLVDADKESAQTGRVFNHFQPSWSPDSKWISYIKTLPNAVPAMFLYNIDTKKSTQITDGMSAIRSTSFSRDGKYLFFTASTNVGLTNSGLHMSATERRANYEAYAFILSSKTPSIFKNESDEETIKDDQTEGDKPKEVEKSDKKKKDVNKDTKKEDTSKEPAKPVVQPTVIDFDRINNRIVALPLGDGIYGINGSVANQLTYVKNGTLYAYDFTELKEKDLVAGIRAYAISADGKKMIIQTSAGISIVTAGQKVATPTTGVLKLDNIKQLVDPVAEWKQIFDEVWAMQKDYFYVENMHGADWNAIKTKYEKFLPYVSHRSDLGYLLNEMMGEMVVGHNYIYPGDQPSGPSVSVGVLGADYKIENGFYKIDKIFTRLDWNPSFKAPLSEPGLNITPGMYLVAVNGIAVTADMDLYSLFDNTVGKQLSIKVNSKPSLVGAKEYVVKPISFSDEMSLRSAEWMERNRKRVEDLSKGQIAYIYMPNTGGEGYTAFNRYYFSQMDKKAVLIDERNNGGGWVADYVIDLLSRDLIAGWGIRDGKGFNTPGNGIYGPKAMIINENAGSGGDMMPYMFRHKGLGKLVGRTTMGILVGISGYPPLLDGGRITSPNFGVYDLKGNYIIENEGVAPDIFVEQTPKDLIEGRDPQLEKTVQILLEEMKTYPYKNLKKPADPIRVN, from the coding sequence ATGTTAAAACCTAAACTTAGATTTTTAGGATTAGTAATAGCTTTATCGGGTGCTTTTGCAGTAGAAGCCCAAGAAACTTTATTATTAAGAAGTCCTAGTGTGAGTGCCGATCATGTTGCATTTGTATATGGCGGCGATATTTGGATTTCGGATAAATCTGGAGCCAATCCAAGAAGACTAACCACAAACCCAGGAGTTGAACAAAATCCGATTTTCTCACCGGATGGCAAACAGATCGCTTTTACTGGAAATTATGATGGTAATACCGACGTCTATGTTCTCCCTATTCAGGGTGGTGAACCTAAACGAATTACTTTTCATCCTTCGTCCGATGTATTGAGAGGTTGGTTAAATAACAACGAAGTGTATTATACCACTACACGTGAGTATAACTATGCGCTAAGTCCACGTTTATATTCGTCATCGACTACAGGATTGACATTGGACAAAGCGCTGCCCATGCCCGAAGCCTATCAAGGTAGTCCATCAAAAGATGGCCGCTATTGGGCTTATATCAAAAACACTGATCCTACTGAGCGTGATCGTGTCGCTTTTAAGCGTTATAGAGGCGGTGGTATGCCTTCAATTTGGATATTTGATACCAAGACTAATCAAATCGAAACCATCCCTGGAGAACGCTGTAATGACGTGAAACCTGTTTGGTTAGGAGACCAAGTTTATTTCCTATCTGACCGAGATAAAATTGTCAATATCTTTTCTTACGATGTAAAATCTAAGAAAGTGAATAAATTGACCAACTTTACCGATTATGATGTCAGAACTTTAGCTGGAAATGGTTCCGAATTGACTTTCGAACAGGCAGGAAAAATCCATATTTTTAATATCAAGGCGCAATCGTCAACTGCTTTACAGATTCATGTAAGTAGTGATGCTCTTTATAAAAGACCGCATTATGATAATATGCGCGATGATGTCCGCAATTTCACGATTTCTCCGACAGGTCAGCGTGCGCTTATTGAAGCGCGTGGCGAGATTTTTTCCGTACCCAAAGAAAAAGGTGAGGCGCGCAATATTTCAAATTCTCCAGGCGTGCATGACCGTTTCCCAAGCTGGTCTCCCAATGGTAAGTGGATTTCTTATATTTCAAGCGAGAAAGGAAAATATGTACTCCAATTACGGGATCAATTAGGAAAAGATGAACCATTGATCTATAACTTGGGTGAAACAAATTTTTATTTTGAACCTACTTGGTCACCAGATTCTAAAAAACTTTTTTATAATGATTCACATCTGAATCTATTCTACATCGATATCGATACGAAGAAAATAGTGCTGGTGGACGCTGATAAAGAAAGTGCACAGACAGGTCGTGTTTTCAATCATTTTCAACCAAGCTGGTCTCCAGACTCAAAATGGATTTCTTATATAAAAACACTTCCAAATGCTGTTCCGGCGATGTTTTTGTATAATATAGATACCAAAAAGAGTACACAGATTACGGATGGAATGAGTGCCATTAGATCGACTTCGTTCAGCAGAGACGGCAAGTATCTATTCTTTACAGCTAGTACCAATGTTGGATTGACCAATTCGGGCCTGCATATGTCAGCAACAGAACGTCGTGCTAACTATGAAGCATATGCCTTTATTCTATCGAGTAAAACACCTTCTATTTTCAAAAATGAAAGTGATGAAGAGACGATAAAAGATGATCAAACTGAAGGCGACAAGCCTAAGGAAGTGGAAAAGTCTGATAAGAAGAAGAAAGACGTCAATAAAGATACTAAGAAAGAAGATACTAGTAAAGAACCTGCTAAACCGGTCGTACAGCCGACAGTAATAGATTTTGATCGTATCAATAACCGTATTGTTGCTCTCCCACTTGGAGATGGTATATACGGTATCAACGGATCTGTTGCCAATCAATTGACTTATGTGAAGAACGGGACACTCTATGCCTATGATTTTACAGAGTTGAAAGAGAAAGATCTTGTTGCTGGTATCCGTGCGTATGCGATCAGTGCCGATGGCAAGAAAATGATTATTCAGACAAGTGCAGGTATCAGTATTGTAACTGCTGGTCAGAAAGTCGCTACTCCAACAACGGGTGTATTAAAACTAGATAATATCAAGCAGTTAGTAGATCCAGTTGCCGAGTGGAAACAGATCTTTGATGAGGTATGGGCGATGCAGAAAGACTATTTCTACGTTGAAAATATGCATGGAGCAGATTGGAATGCGATTAAAACAAAGTACGAAAAGTTCTTACCGTATGTAAGCCATCGCTCTGATCTGGGATATTTACTGAACGAGATGATGGGTGAAATGGTGGTTGGACATAATTATATTTATCCAGGTGATCAACCTTCTGGTCCTTCGGTAAGTGTAGGGGTACTGGGTGCTGATTATAAGATTGAAAATGGATTTTATAAAATTGATAAGATCTTTACACGCTTAGATTGGAACCCATCGTTTAAAGCGCCTTTGTCAGAACCAGGGTTAAACATTACACCTGGCATGTATTTAGTAGCTGTCAATGGTATAGCTGTGACTGCAGATATGGACTTGTATAGTTTATTTGACAATACTGTTGGAAAGCAGCTGAGCATTAAAGTCAATTCAAAGCCTAGTTTGGTTGGTGCTAAAGAATATGTCGTTAAGCCAATATCATTCTCTGATGAGATGAGCTTGAGAAGTGCTGAGTGGATGGAGCGCAATAGAAAACGTGTTGAAGACTTGAGTAAAGGACAGATTGCTTACATCTATATGCCTAATACCGGTGGTGAAGGATATACTGCTTTTAACCGTTACTATTTCTCTCAAATGGACAAAAAGGCGGTTCTGATTGATGAGCGCAATAATGGTGGTGGTTGGGTTGCCGATTACGTGATCGATTTATTATCCCGTGATTTAATAGCCGGATGGGGAATACGGGACGGAAAGGGATTCAATACTCCAGGTAATGGTATCTATGGGCCGAAAGCCATGATCATCAATGAAAATGCAGGCTCTGGTGGTGATATGATGCCGTATATGTTCCGTCATAAAGGTTTAGGAAAATTAGTAGGTCGTACTACTATGGGAATCTTAGTGGGTATCAGTGGTTATCCTCCTTTATTGGATGGCGGCAGAATTACTTCTCCAAACTTTGGTGTATATGATCTAAAAGGGAATTATATTATTGAAAACGAGGGTGTTGCTCCTGATATTTTTGTTGAGCAAACACCAAAGGACCTCATAGAAGGTCGTGATCCTCAGTTGGAAAAAACTGTTCAAATCTTGTTGGAAGAAATGAAAACTTATCCATACAAGAATTTGAAAAAACCAGCAGATCCGATTCGTGTCAATTAA
- a CDS encoding CPBP family intramembrane glutamic endopeptidase, translated as MGTSIQLVLMGLVLLVMKIMNPDSPLSFSFFQENTAALKGILLMSSIFTFIVPAWTLYRSESRVNRYFERTGNISLVQYLLVFASMLCFIPMMSLIAHWNESMQLPDSLQGIQQWMRSSEDSAAVMTKQIVEESTWLGLFINLIILAVVPAIGEEMVFRGCLQHIFGRWITNKHVVIWLVAILFSAFHLQFFGFFPRLLLGAFFGYLYIWSKNIYLPIFGHFINNASATITAFYYTRKGISFEQMNAFEQEPFWVYLASLIFTVIFVVLYYRSTKKIPHGARLEED; from the coding sequence TTGGGTACAAGTATTCAGTTGGTATTAATGGGCTTGGTACTTTTGGTTATGAAGATCATGAATCCCGATAGCCCACTCAGTTTTTCGTTTTTTCAAGAAAATACAGCTGCACTTAAGGGGATACTGCTGATGAGTAGTATTTTTACATTTATTGTACCGGCATGGACGTTATATCGCTCAGAATCAAGAGTAAATCGTTATTTTGAGCGGACGGGAAATATTTCGTTAGTACAGTATCTGCTCGTCTTTGCATCTATGTTATGCTTTATTCCGATGATGTCTTTAATTGCGCATTGGAATGAATCTATGCAACTGCCAGATAGCCTACAGGGCATACAGCAGTGGATGAGGTCTAGTGAGGACAGTGCCGCTGTCATGACTAAGCAGATCGTAGAAGAATCTACCTGGTTGGGGTTATTCATCAATCTGATCATCTTGGCTGTCGTACCTGCGATAGGTGAAGAAATGGTATTTAGAGGTTGTCTTCAACATATATTTGGGCGGTGGATAACGAATAAACATGTGGTCATATGGTTGGTGGCTATTCTATTTAGTGCATTTCATCTGCAGTTCTTCGGATTCTTTCCAAGATTGCTACTTGGTGCTTTTTTTGGGTATCTTTATATCTGGAGTAAAAACATATATTTACCGATTTTCGGACATTTTATTAATAACGCAAGTGCCACGATAACAGCGTTCTATTATACAAGAAAGGGAATCTCTTTTGAACAAATGAATGCTTTTGAGCAAGAACCATTTTGGGTTTATCTTGCAAGCTTAATATTTACTGTTATTTTTGTGGTATTATATTATCGTTCAACTAAAAAAATACCACATGGAGCAAGATTGGAAGAAGATTAA
- a CDS encoding putative signal transducing protein — protein sequence MEQDWKKIKVYTNAIEAEIVKQMLEESGIPAIVLNKQDSSYLVFGKIELYVNQQDEEQAIMLIDSTIEKED from the coding sequence ATGGAGCAAGATTGGAAGAAGATTAAAGTCTATACAAATGCAATAGAAGCTGAAATCGTCAAACAAATGTTAGAAGAAAGCGGTATCCCAGCTATCGTATTGAATAAGCAAGATTCCTCTTATCTGGTATTTGGTAAGATTGAACTGTACGTCAACCAACAAGACGAAGAGCAAGCCATCATGCTGATTGATTCCACGATAGAAAAAGAAGATTAA
- a CDS encoding phosphatidate cytidylyltransferase encodes MKTRAITGFFFIVVMVGAMLLGAEVFLGFFTLLSAWCLFEFYGIVSSEDRKPNKFLGILTSSTLFITTACYSLGWLEAKFILLFIPSLLAIYIHALYQKRDFPFNDIGFTILGILYVGFPFYCFTRLGYISGDFNHFLPLGFMILLWTSDTGAYLAGRSLGKHKLFERISPKKTWEGFFGGILLAVLVSLCLGHFFETIPQWQWIVTAIIIGVFGTLGDLVESMLKRSLNVKDSGNILPGHGGFLDRFDGLLIAGPLVYLFLYLVN; translated from the coding sequence ATGAAAACTAGAGCTATTACAGGTTTTTTCTTTATCGTGGTTATGGTTGGTGCGATGCTTTTAGGTGCTGAAGTTTTTCTGGGCTTCTTTACCTTATTGAGTGCTTGGTGTTTGTTTGAGTTCTATGGCATCGTGAGTTCCGAAGACCGGAAACCGAACAAGTTTCTAGGTATATTGACGTCATCAACACTGTTTATAACGACTGCATGCTATAGTTTAGGGTGGCTAGAAGCAAAATTTATATTGTTGTTCATTCCATCACTTTTAGCGATATATATTCATGCACTTTACCAAAAAAGGGACTTTCCTTTTAATGATATTGGCTTTACGATTTTAGGAATTCTGTATGTTGGATTTCCCTTCTATTGTTTTACAAGATTAGGTTATATTTCTGGTGATTTTAACCACTTTTTGCCTTTGGGGTTTATGATTCTACTCTGGACCAGTGATACCGGAGCTTATTTGGCAGGTAGGTCTTTGGGAAAGCATAAACTATTTGAACGCATTTCGCCTAAGAAAACGTGGGAAGGATTTTTTGGTGGCATTCTATTAGCCGTGTTAGTCTCCCTGTGTTTAGGGCATTTTTTTGAAACAATACCGCAATGGCAATGGATAGTTACTGCGATTATCATTGGCGTATTTGGCACATTGGGTGATTTGGTTGAGTCCATGCTTAAGAGAAGCTTAAATGTGAAGGATTCAGGAAATATCTTACCTGGTCACGGTGGTTTTTTAGATCGATTTGATGGATTATTAATAGCTGGACCTTTGGTTTATTTATTTTTGTATTTGGTCAATTAG
- a CDS encoding DUF2461 domain-containing protein — translation MAHINQNTFTFLKDLQNNNTREWFAEEKDRYEAALADVRLFVADLIIELSKFDPHITTDIQANKCLFRIYRDTRFSKDKTPYKNWFGAGISKDGRKLDGPEYYIHISPENSFIACGYWRPEKKHLDAIRQEIDYNGDKFNRIVAELKELGGLELETEDKLKRPPAGYDADHTAIEFLKLKSFVSHKSLTNSDLTDKKALENIIDSYKIMLPLKQYLHEAIDND, via the coding sequence ATGGCACATATCAATCAAAATACTTTTACGTTTTTAAAAGATTTACAAAATAACAATACACGAGAGTGGTTTGCGGAAGAAAAGGACCGCTATGAGGCAGCTTTAGCTGATGTCCGTTTATTTGTGGCAGATTTGATTATCGAATTATCCAAATTTGATCCTCATATCACAACCGATATTCAGGCCAATAAATGTTTGTTTCGTATCTACCGTGATACCCGTTTTTCAAAAGATAAAACCCCATATAAGAATTGGTTTGGAGCAGGGATTTCCAAAGATGGCCGTAAATTAGATGGTCCAGAGTATTATATTCATATATCACCGGAAAATTCATTTATCGCTTGTGGTTATTGGCGTCCAGAAAAGAAACATCTAGATGCTATTCGTCAAGAAATAGATTATAATGGAGACAAATTTAACCGTATTGTTGCCGAATTAAAAGAGTTAGGCGGTCTGGAATTAGAAACTGAAGATAAACTCAAACGCCCTCCTGCGGGATATGATGCCGATCATACTGCGATTGAGTTTTTAAAATTAAAAAGCTTCGTTAGTCATAAGAGCTTAACCAATAGTGATTTGACGGATAAAAAAGCCTTAGAAAATATCATCGATTCGTACAAAATCATGCTTCCGTTGAAGCAGTATCTGCATGAGGCGATCGACAATGATTAG
- a CDS encoding anhydro-N-acetylmuramic acid kinase, translated as MIEKLYRIAKKDSRFIIGLMSGTSLDGLDIALCKISNNGKSTVVSLENFITMDYDDEFRTYIRGIFAKRSIDQQLLSGLNAYIGHVHAALINQALQKWGISKEDIDCIASHGQTVYHAPQSLTKDTSMPNSTLQIGDGDHIAVKTGIITISDFRQKHIAAGGEGAPLAAYGDYLLFSHPVENRFLLNIGGIANYTFIPNQGSDQKAFATDIGPGNTMMNQFAKESFHIEMDKDAAIAKKGKVIEPLLHELLKEPFLQDEFPKTTGPELFNLDYLKSCQMKSDCLDISPEDIMATLNQFTATCIVTAIHKQSQHLNQVHIYVSGGGLHNPLLIDKIKAGLPQHLVSSFADLGIDPDAKEAVLFALLANETLVGNADNVSQIKDSPAVCMGKISLPQ; from the coding sequence ATGATTGAAAAACTTTACAGAATTGCAAAAAAAGATAGCCGTTTCATTATCGGTCTTATGTCAGGAACTTCCTTAGATGGGCTCGATATTGCACTCTGTAAAATTAGTAATAATGGTAAATCTACCGTCGTAAGCTTAGAAAATTTTATAACGATGGATTACGACGATGAGTTTAGAACATATATCAGAGGTATATTTGCTAAAAGATCTATTGATCAGCAGCTGTTAAGTGGTCTGAATGCCTATATTGGACATGTCCATGCAGCACTGATCAATCAGGCTCTCCAAAAGTGGGGAATATCCAAAGAAGATATTGACTGTATTGCGAGCCATGGACAGACGGTCTACCATGCCCCACAAAGCCTCACAAAAGATACATCCATGCCCAATAGCACACTTCAGATCGGAGATGGGGATCATATTGCGGTCAAAACAGGCATAATTACCATTTCTGATTTTAGACAAAAACATATTGCTGCCGGTGGGGAAGGAGCTCCTTTAGCAGCCTACGGTGACTACTTACTTTTTTCGCACCCTGTAGAAAATCGTTTTTTATTAAATATTGGAGGAATCGCAAATTATACGTTTATTCCAAATCAAGGTAGTGATCAAAAAGCCTTTGCAACGGACATTGGACCAGGAAATACTATGATGAATCAATTTGCAAAAGAATCGTTTCATATCGAAATGGATAAAGATGCAGCGATTGCAAAAAAAGGCAAAGTCATTGAACCTTTACTTCATGAACTTCTTAAAGAACCGTTTTTGCAAGATGAATTCCCTAAAACCACTGGTCCCGAATTATTTAATTTAGATTATTTGAAAAGCTGTCAAATGAAATCCGATTGTCTAGACATCAGTCCTGAGGATATCATGGCGACATTAAATCAATTTACGGCAACATGTATTGTCACTGCTATCCACAAACAATCGCAGCACCTCAATCAAGTACATATCTATGTCAGTGGCGGAGGTTTGCACAATCCTTTATTAATTGATAAAATAAAAGCTGGATTACCGCAGCATCTGGTAAGCTCATTTGCTGATCTCGGCATTGATCCTGATGCTAAAGAAGCCGTCTTATTTGCCCTTTTAGCCAATGAAACATTAGTCGGCAACGCAGACAATGTGAGTCAAATAAAAGACTCACCTGCTGTCTGTATGGGTAAAATTAGTCTTCCACAATAA